A genomic stretch from Ureibacillus composti includes:
- the qoxB gene encoding cytochrome aa3 quinol oxidase subunit I has product MEFFQRFAIPHPSPAIYASMVAIALVSIGIVVGLTYFKKWGYLWREWLTTVDHKKIGIMYLLSALLMLFRGGADAIMMRAQLATPEAKLLDAQHYNEIFTTHGVVMILFMAMPFIFAFMNLIVPLQIGARDVAFPRLNALSFWLFFVGAMLFNISFVIGGSPDAGWTSYFPLAGNDFSTSVGTNYYMLAIQISGIGSLMTGINFCTTILKMRAPGMTLMKMPMFTWSAFIANVIVVFAFPVLTVALIMGTADRLFGANFFTTSNGGMDMLWANFFWVWGHPEVYILILPAFGLYSEIISTFSGRNLYGYKSMVWSMVLISLLSFLVWTHHFFTMGQGALTNSIFSITTMAIAVPTGVKIFNWLFTMWKGKIRFTTPMLYSVGFIPLFTIGGVTGVMLAMSAADYQYHNTMFLVAHFHNTIIPGVVFAMLAGLTYYWPKFFGFMLNEKIGKTTFWFIAVGFVLAFFPMYITGLDGQARRMYTYSESTGFGPLNMLSFFGGALMAIAFLLIVYNIWYSFKNSPRDIGSDPWDARSLEWATHTPVPEYNFARLPQISSSQAFWDSKKNGHVLFKGEIEDIHMPNNSGVPFVMSCIFFVAGFSFVFALWVPAVIALIGVFVCMTLRSFEQDHGYHIHAKEVKETEAKYGEVLNNEDRSRATSRV; this is encoded by the coding sequence ATGGAATTCTTCCAACGATTTGCCATACCTCATCCAAGTCCAGCGATTTATGCATCAATGGTTGCTATTGCGCTAGTTTCCATCGGGATTGTTGTTGGCCTAACATATTTTAAAAAATGGGGTTATTTATGGCGTGAATGGTTAACAACTGTTGACCATAAAAAAATTGGGATTATGTACTTACTTTCTGCCCTACTAATGCTTTTCCGTGGTGGCGCAGACGCAATTATGATGCGTGCACAACTTGCTACTCCAGAAGCAAAGTTATTAGACGCTCAACACTATAATGAAATTTTCACAACACACGGGGTTGTTATGATCCTGTTCATGGCGATGCCATTTATCTTTGCTTTTATGAACTTAATTGTTCCTTTACAAATTGGGGCACGTGACGTAGCGTTCCCTCGATTAAATGCACTAAGCTTCTGGTTATTCTTTGTCGGAGCGATGTTATTTAATATTTCATTCGTAATTGGTGGTTCACCAGATGCTGGTTGGACATCTTACTTCCCTCTTGCTGGGAATGATTTCAGTACTTCAGTTGGTACAAACTATTACATGTTAGCTATTCAGATTTCAGGTATTGGGTCATTAATGACAGGTATCAACTTCTGTACGACAATTTTAAAAATGCGTGCACCAGGTATGACTTTAATGAAAATGCCAATGTTCACTTGGTCTGCATTCATTGCTAACGTTATTGTAGTATTTGCATTCCCTGTTTTAACAGTTGCCCTAATCATGGGTACAGCTGACCGTTTATTTGGTGCAAACTTCTTTACTACTTCAAACGGTGGTATGGATATGCTTTGGGCGAACTTCTTCTGGGTTTGGGGACATCCAGAGGTATATATTTTAATCTTGCCTGCATTCGGTCTTTACAGTGAAATTATTTCAACGTTCTCTGGCCGTAACCTATATGGTTATAAATCAATGGTATGGTCTATGGTGTTAATTTCCCTACTATCATTCTTAGTATGGACTCACCACTTCTTTACAATGGGTCAAGGTGCCCTTACAAACAGTATCTTCTCTATTACAACAATGGCGATTGCTGTTCCAACAGGGGTTAAAATCTTTAACTGGTTATTTACAATGTGGAAAGGGAAAATCCGCTTTACCACTCCTATGCTTTACTCAGTAGGATTTATTCCACTATTCACAATTGGTGGAGTTACTGGGGTAATGCTTGCGATGTCAGCTGCGGACTACCAATACCATAATACAATGTTCTTGGTAGCTCACTTCCATAACACAATTATTCCTGGTGTCGTATTTGCGATGCTAGCTGGTTTAACTTATTATTGGCCAAAATTCTTTGGCTTTATGCTAAATGAAAAAATCGGTAAAACTACTTTCTGGTTTATTGCTGTAGGTTTCGTACTTGCCTTCTTCCCAATGTATATCACTGGTTTAGATGGTCAAGCACGTCGTATGTACACTTACTCAGAATCAACAGGCTTTGGTCCATTAAACATGTTATCATTCTTCGGTGGTGCTTTAATGGCAATTGCCTTCTTATTAATCGTATATAACATTTGGTATAGTTTCAAAAATTCACCAAGAGATATCGGTAGTGACCCATGGGATGCACGTTCTTTAGAATGGGCTACTCATACACCAGTACCAGAATATAACTTTGCTCGTCTACCACAAATTAGTTCAAGTCAAGCTTTCTGGGATTCTAAGAAAAATGGTCATGTATTATTCAAAGGTGAAATCGAAGACATTCACATGCCTAATAACAGTGGCGTACCATTCGTAATGTCTTGTATTTTCTTCGTTGCAGGATTCTCATTCGTCTTCGCACTATGGGTTCCAGCAGTGATTGCTTTAATCGGAGTTTTCGTATGTATGACTCTTCGTTCATTCGAACAAGATCATGGATACCATATCCATGCAAAAGAAGTTAAAGAAACAGAAGCAAAATATGGGGAGGTGCTAAATAATGAAGATCGATCACGCGCAACCTCTAGAGTATAG
- the qoxC gene encoding cytochrome aa3 quinol oxidase subunit III, whose translation MKIDHAQPLEYSTDQNQLNILGFWIFLGAEIMLFATLFTAYFTLSHRTGSGPTAAEIFEITPVLIETFALLTSSFTIGLGIHAMRLGRKNAMLTFFGITLLLGLVFLGVEIFEFRHFYHVGATYQTSAFTSALMTTLGTHGAHVTLGLFWGTFIMIQVKKRGLTPQTANKSFIFSLYWHFLDVVWIFIFSFIYLKGMM comes from the coding sequence ATGAAGATCGATCACGCGCAACCTCTAGAGTATAGTACTGATCAAAATCAGTTAAATATTTTAGGATTTTGGATTTTCCTTGGTGCTGAAATTATGCTGTTCGCTACATTATTTACAGCATATTTCACATTATCACATCGTACAGGTAGTGGACCAACTGCAGCAGAGATTTTTGAAATCACGCCTGTTCTTATTGAAACATTCGCGCTTTTAACAAGTAGTTTCACAATTGGTCTAGGTATTCACGCGATGAGACTTGGTCGCAAAAATGCGATGCTTACTTTCTTCGGGATTACCCTACTTTTAGGTCTTGTCTTCCTAGGAGTTGAGATATTTGAATTTAGACACTTCTATCACGTTGGCGCAACGTATCAAACAAGTGCATTTACATCAGCACTGATGACAACATTAGGAACACACGGTGCCCACGTAACACTAGGGTTATTCTGGGGTACATTCATTATGATTCAAGTGAAAAAACGTGGATTAACACCACAAACAGCGAATAAATCATTTATCTTCTCTCTTTACTGGCATTTCTTAGATGTAGTTTGGATCTTTATCTTCAGCTTCATCTATTTGAAAGGAATGATGTAA
- the qoxD gene encoding cytochrome aa3 quinol oxidase subunit IV, translating into MKELFPAKQVMGFVFSLVLTVIALFVYYTDMSFKVGMTVLLVTAFIQASLQLVVFMHAGESKDGTAIYTNVLYGVIIAVVTVFGSLLILLWDM; encoded by the coding sequence ATGAAAGAATTGTTTCCTGCCAAACAGGTGATGGGCTTTGTCTTTTCATTAGTTCTAACAGTGATTGCCCTATTCGTTTACTACACTGATATGTCATTCAAAGTTGGTATGACAGTCTTGCTAGTAACTGCTTTTATACAAGCTTCCCTACAGCTTGTAGTATTCATGCATGCTGGTGAATCAAAAGACGGTACAGCAATTTACACAAACGTACTTTATGGTGTTATCATCGCTGTTGTTACAGTATTCGGTTCATTATTAATTTTACTTTGGGATATGTAA
- a CDS encoding carbon-nitrogen hydrolase family protein, whose translation MSNCKVAVVQVGSIVMNKVKCIDKAITYIQEAGANGANIIVFPEAFIPAYPRGLSFGAVVGSRSSEGRNQFLRYAKNAITVPGPETEQLGEAVKKVGAYTVIGVIERDDHSSGGTLYCTAIFFGPDGTLLGKHRKLKPTGSERLIWGEGDGSTLPVFETPYGKIGSLICWENYMPLARAAMYQKGIQIYVIPTADSRDSWFASMRHIALEGRCFVLSCNQYSTKDMYEEEVLETEEMKNMPFEITRGGSCIVNPLGEFLVEPVFGKEDILYANLDLDDITRGHFDFDVVGHYDRKDVFQLIVNEQPR comes from the coding sequence GTGTCAAATTGCAAAGTGGCGGTAGTACAAGTAGGATCAATTGTCATGAATAAAGTAAAATGTATCGATAAAGCAATTACTTACATTCAAGAAGCTGGGGCAAATGGTGCTAACATTATTGTTTTTCCTGAAGCTTTTATTCCAGCGTATCCTCGGGGATTGAGTTTTGGTGCAGTTGTTGGGAGTCGTTCCAGTGAGGGGCGAAATCAATTCTTACGTTACGCAAAAAATGCAATTACAGTGCCAGGTCCAGAAACTGAACAACTTGGTGAAGCAGTGAAAAAAGTTGGTGCTTATACGGTTATTGGCGTCATTGAACGAGATGATCATTCAAGTGGAGGTACTCTTTACTGCACAGCAATATTCTTTGGACCGGACGGAACACTACTGGGTAAACATCGAAAACTTAAACCTACAGGCAGTGAACGGCTCATTTGGGGTGAAGGTGATGGTAGTACACTTCCAGTCTTTGAAACGCCCTATGGAAAAATTGGCTCCCTCATTTGTTGGGAAAATTATATGCCTCTTGCACGTGCAGCTATGTATCAAAAAGGGATTCAAATTTATGTGATACCAACTGCGGATTCTCGTGATTCTTGGTTTGCTTCAATGCGACACATCGCACTTGAAGGGCGTTGTTTTGTTTTATCGTGTAATCAATATTCAACTAAAGATATGTATGAGGAAGAGGTATTAGAAACAGAGGAAATGAAGAATATGCCCTTCGAAATTACTCGCGGTGGCAGTTGCATTGTCAATCCACTTGGTGAATTTTTAGTGGAGCCTGTATTCGGAAAAGAAGATATTTTATACGCTAATTTAGATTTAGATGACATCACACGAGGTCATTTTGATTTTGATGTTGTTGGCCATTATGACCGAAAAGATGTATTTCAACTAATAGTCAATGAACAACCACGATAA
- a CDS encoding YkuS family protein translates to MSKIIGVEQSLSNVEQALQAKGYEVKQLRSEQDAKNCDCCVITGQDENVMGISNIVTEGSVINAHGLSADEVCERVEKLLN, encoded by the coding sequence ATGTCAAAAATCATCGGTGTTGAACAATCACTATCAAACGTTGAACAAGCTTTACAAGCTAAAGGTTATGAAGTAAAACAACTACGCAGTGAACAAGATGCAAAGAATTGTGATTGCTGCGTAATCACTGGACAAGATGAAAACGTTATGGGAATTAGCAACATTGTAACAGAAGGATCAGTCATTAACGCTCATGGTCTATCTGCTGACGAAGTTTGCGAACGAGTTGAAAAGCTTTTAAATTAA
- a CDS encoding alpha/beta-type small acid-soluble spore protein, with protein MASNNNGNSNKLLVPGANQALDQMKYEIAQEFGVQLGPEASSRANGSVGGEITKRLVQMAESQLRGR; from the coding sequence ATGGCATCTAACAACAACGGTAACTCAAACAAACTTCTAGTACCTGGTGCAAACCAAGCATTAGACCAAATGAAATACGAAATCGCGCAAGAGTTTGGTGTTCAACTCGGACCTGAAGCGTCTTCTCGTGCAAACGGATCAGTCGGAGGCGAAATTACTAAACGCTTAGTGCAAATGGCTGAATCACAATTACGTGGTCGCTAA